The Candidatus Omnitrophota bacterium DNA window CTTTGCTGTGGCGCGCGCCCGGTATTCTTCCTCGATTATTTCGCTACCGGCAAGCTTGAAGATACGATATGGACGGAAGTCGTAAAGGGCATAATAGACGGATGTCGCCAGGCGGGATGCGCCCTTCTGGGAGGGGAAACGGCAGAGATGCCGGGGATGTACGCGCGTGGTGAGTATGATCTTGCCGGGTTCACGGTCGGCATAGTGGACCGGAAAAAGCTGATAGACGGGAAAAAGACCAGGAAGGGTGATATCGTGCTTGGACTGGCGTCCAGCGGATTGCATTCCAACGGGTATTCGATGGTACGCAAGATATTCACTAAAAGTGAGATGAAAAAACACCGGAGATCATTGTTGGCGCCTACGGAAATATATGTGAGATCGTTCTTAGGGGTCCATTCGAAGTACGGGATAAAAGGGGCGGCGAATATCACGGGAGGCGGGTTCTATGACAATATCCCGCGTATGTTGCCTCGCGGGATGAAGGCCGTTATCACCATGGATACATGGGAGATGCCCGGGGTATTCGGGGAGATAAAGAAAAAGGCCGATATAACGGAAAGAGAAATGTACAGGACTTTCAATATGGGGATCGGCATGGCGCTGGTAATGTCCCCGAAGGACGCGAATGGGGCGAAGAGGATGTTCTGGGACAAGTTCGGGATAAAAAGCTGGATAATAGGGCACATTGATAAGGGACCCGGCGGAGTGGAACTTGTTAAATAGCCAGGCTATGGTGCTAATGAAGGGAAAGATCTGATGCGTATATTAGTAATAGGGTCCGGAGGAAGAGAACACGCTCTATGCTGGAAACTCAACGAAAGCCCCCGGGTGGAAAAGATATTCTGCGCTCCGGGGAACGGGGGAACTTCGGCCATAGCGACCAATGTGGAGATCGACCTTGACAGGCACGAGGACGTGGTCACTTTTTGCGTGGACAATAAAATAGACCTTGCGGTTGTTGGTCCGGAAGCGCCACTGGCGGTAGGTATGGCCGATCATTTTGAACGGGCGGGCATACCCGTTTTTGGCCCGGGATTCGCCGGAGCGCGTCTTGAGTCCAGCAAAGTGTTCGCCAAGGAGTTCATGGGCAGATACGATATCCCGACCGCCACGTTCCGTATATTCGACGATATCGCTAAAGCAAAAGAACACATTATTGAGTTCGGGAAGCCGGTGGTGGTAAAAGCCTATGGCCTGGCCGCGGGAAAGGGTGTTGTTGTCGCGCGGGATGAGGAAGAGGCGCTAAAGGCCGCGGAAGATATGCTGGTGAAAAAAGTGTTCGGGGCGGCCGGAAGCATGATCGTGGTCGAGGAATGCCTGGAGGGAGAAGAGGTCTCAATACTTGTCGTGACCGACGGGGAGAAGGTCATACCGCTGGCGTCCAGCCAGGACCACAAA harbors:
- the purM gene encoding phosphoribosylformylglycinamidine cyclo-ligase, encoding MTYKRSGVDIDRANKLIKNIKGLIDTTRVRGSMDSIGGFGAFFDPSKYGIKDPLLVASTDGVGTKLRIAQITGVHDTIGIDLVAMCVNDTLCCGARPVFFLDYFATGKLEDTIWTEVVKGIIDGCRQAGCALLGGETAEMPGMYARGEYDLAGFTVGIVDRKKLIDGKKTRKGDIVLGLASSGLHSNGYSMVRKIFTKSEMKKHRRSLLAPTEIYVRSFLGVHSKYGIKGAANITGGGFYDNIPRMLPRGMKAVITMDTWEMPGVFGEIKKKADITEREMYRTFNMGIGMALVMSPKDANGAKRMFWDKFGIKSWIIGHIDKGPGGVELVK
- the purD gene encoding phosphoribosylamine--glycine ligase, which translates into the protein MRILVIGSGGREHALCWKLNESPRVEKIFCAPGNGGTSAIATNVEIDLDRHEDVVTFCVDNKIDLAVVGPEAPLAVGMADHFERAGIPVFGPGFAGARLESSKVFAKEFMGRYDIPTATFRIFDDIAKAKEHIIEFGKPVVVKAYGLAAGKGVVVARDEEEALKAAEDMLVKKVFGAAGSMIVVEECLEGEEVSILVVTDGEKVIPLASSQDHKRVGEGDTGPNTGGMGAYSPAPVIDEDMMETIMGSIINPTIEGLRNDKIAYKGVLYAGLMMTKDGPKVLEYNVRFGDPETQAILPRMRSDLAELLYAAAKGDLSGIEVEWDDEDCVCVVLASGGYPGKYVPGKAITGIKEAEKEGAIVFHAGTRSENGMVVTSGGRVLDVVAKGKGIKKAIDGVYRAVSRIGFEGMHYRKDIAYRAAGRAR